In a single window of the Zonotrichia leucophrys gambelii isolate GWCS_2022_RI chromosome 2, RI_Zleu_2.0, whole genome shotgun sequence genome:
- the VILL gene encoding villin-like protein produces the protein MTEGDTNLPSIERKLGLQIWGIENMKMVPVPEKAYGTFFEGDCYIILHTKRSSRGTAVDLHYWIGQDSSQDEQGAAAVYVTQLDAALGGSPVQHREVQGHESETFQSYFRHGIIYKKGGVASGFKHVETNMYNIKRLLHVKGKKHVSATEVALSWDSFNKGDVFLLDLGKVLIQWNGPSCSIAEKSRGLALARSIRDSERGGRAQIGIIDNERDSPDLMQIMRMVLGERRGELRDAVPDTKADELQKANVRLYHVYEKDNDLVVQEIATRPLTQDLLQHEDCYILDQGGFKIYVWRGKASSPEEKKAAFTRAVGFIQAKGYPSSTNVEVINDGAESAMFKQLFQRWTEKNETQGLGKVYTTGKIAKVEQVKFDTTQLHARPELAAEQRMVDDASGEIEVWRIENLEMQPVNPKMYGQFYGGDCYLVLYTYLRSGRPHYIIYMWQGRHASVDEITACALNAIELDRKYGDEAVQVRVTMGKEPRHFLAIFKGKLVIYEGGTSRAQQSSPEPAIRLFQVRGTDEVNTKATEVPARASSLNSNDVFLLSTSQVCYLWCGKGCSGDEREMAKMVADIVSRRDKHTILEGQEPAEFWEALGGKAPYASEKRFQEQVTHYQPRLFECSNQTGRFIMTEVVGFCQEDLDEDDVMLLDTWEEIFLWVGKASNAQERNEAIASAKEYLKTHPAGRDLATPIILVKQGYEPLNFTGWFNAWDPYKWSDGKSYEEMKNSLGDVSAISEIKVDLNNLSLNKRTLSTTNLAGSAAANASSEYKSHFSHSDSNSNSYSNNYNSNSNNYNSNNSHSSPAMVPNGEGIYSREVLMHRTVDELPEGVDPTKKECYLSDADFHDIFGKSKDEFYQMPKWKQQNEKKQFGLF, from the exons atgACAGAAGGTGACACAAACCTCCCAAGCATCGAGAGGAAGCTGGGACTGCAGATATGGGGCATAGAG AACATGAAGATGGTTCCTGTACCTGAAAAAGCTTATGGGACTTTTTTTGAAGGAGACTGTTACATCATTTTGCAT ACCAAAAGGAGCTCCCGTGGCACCGCTGTGGATCTGCACTACTGGATTGGCCAGGACTCCTCGCAGGACGAGCAGGGCGCTGCAGCCGTGTACGTGACACAGCTGGACGCGGCGCTCGGGGGCAGCCCCGTGCAGCACCGCGAGGTGCAGGGACACGAGTCCGAGACCTTCCAGAGCTACTTCCGACACGGCATCAT CTACAAGAAAGGAGGAGTGGCTTCAGGATTTAAGCATGTGGAGACCAACATGTACAACATCAAGCGTCTCCTTCACGTCAAGGGCAAGAAGCACGTGTCAGCCACAGAG GTAGCGCTCTCCTGGGACAGCTTCAACAAGGGAGATGTGTTCTTGCTGGACCTTGGTAAAGTGCTGATCCAGTGGAATGGACCCAGCTGCAGCATTGCTGAGAAATCCAGG GGTCTTGCTCTGGCTCGGAGCATCAGGGACAGCGAGAGGGGCGGCCGTGCTCAGATTGGCATCATTGACAACGAGAGGGACTCACCAGACCTGATGCAGATCATGAGGATGGTGCTGGGCGAGAGGCGCGGGGAGCTCCGCGACGCCGTCCCCGACACCAAAGCCGACGAGCTGCAGAAAGCCAACGTCAGGCTCTACCA TGTCTATGAGAAGGACAATGACCTGGTGGTGCAGGAGATCGCCACCCGGCCCCTGACACAGGATCTGCTGCAGCACGAG GACTGCTACATTTTAGACCAAGGTGGCTTCAAAATTTATGTCTGGAGAGGAAAAGCCTCCAgcccagaagagaaaaaagcagcattCACTCGAGCTGTG GGTTTTATCCAAGCCAAAGGCTATCCTTCATCCACCAACGTGGAGGTGATCAATGACGGAGCAGAGTCAGCCATGTTCAAACAGCTCTTCCAGAGGTggacagaaaagaatgaaacacAAGGGCTGGGCAAGGTCTACACTACAGGCAAAATTG CCAAGGTGGAGCAGGTGAAGTTTGACACCACCCAGCTCCACGCCAGGCCTGAGCTCGCGGCTGAGCAGAGGATGGTCGATGATGCCTCCGGGGAGATCGAG GTGTGGAGGATTGAGAACTTGGAAATGCAGCCAGTGAATCCCAAGATGTATGGGCAGTTCTATGGGGGTGATTGCTACCTGGTCCTGTACACCTACCTGAGGTCAGGCAGACCCCACTACATCATCTACATGTGGCAG ggccGCCACGCCTCCGTGGATGAGATCACTGCCTGTGCCCTCAATGCCATCGAGCTGGACAGGAAATACGGGGACGAGGCCGTGCAGGTGCGGGTGACCATGGGCAAGGAGCCCAGGCACTTCCTGGCCATCTTCAAGGGCAAGCTGGTCATCTACGAG ggcgGCACCAGCcgggctcagcagagcagccccgaGCCGGCAATCCGCCTCTTCCAAGTGAGGGGCACGGATGAGGTGAACACCAAGGCCACAGAGGTGCCAGCCCGAGCCTCTTCCCTCAACTCCAACGATGTCTTCCTGCTGAGCACCAGCCAGGTCTGCTACCTGTGGTGTGGGAAG ggatgcagcGGAGATGAGCGGGAGATGGCAAAAATGGTGGCTGACATCGTTTCCAGACGGGACAAACACACCATCCTGGAAGGACAGGAGCCTGCAGAGTTCTGGGAAGCTCTGGGAGGCAAAGCACCTTATGCCAGTGAAAAGAG GTTCCAGGAGCAGGTCACACACTACCAGCCTCGCCTCTTTGAGTGCTCCAACCAGACGGGTCGGTTCATCATGACGGAGGTGGTCGGGTTCTGCCAGGAGGACCTGGATGAAGATGATGTCATGCTGCTGGACACATGGGAAGAG ATTTTCCTTTGGGTTGGCAAAGCCTCCAACGCACAGGAGAGGAACGAGGCCATTGCCTCAGCCAAGGAGTATCTCAAGACCCAtccagctgggagggacctggCAACTCCCATCATCCTGGTGAAGCAGGGCTATGAACCCCTCAACTTCACAGGGTGGTTCAATGCCTGGGACCCCTACAAATGGAGT GATGGCAAATCCTATGAGGAAATGAAGAACAGCTTGGGAGATGTGTCAGCCATATCGGAGATCAAAGTG GACCTGAACAACCTCAGCCTGAACAAGAGAACGCTCAGCACCACCAACCTggctggttcagctgcagccaaTGCCTCCTCGGAGTACAAATCTCACTTCAGCCACAGTGACAGCAACAGCAACAGCTACAGCAACAACTacaacagcaacagcaacaactacaacagcaacaacagccacagcagccctgccatggtGCCCAATGGGGAAGGGATTTACTCCCGAGAGGTGCTGATGCACAGAACCGTGGATGAGCTTCCCGAAGGCGTGGATCCCACTAAAAAAGAG TGCTATCTCTCCGATGCCGATTTCCACGATATCTTCGGGAAGTCCAAGGACGAGTTCTACCAGATGCCCAAATGGAAGCAGCAGAATGAGAAGAAGCAATTTGGACTCTTCTGA